A region from the Beduinella massiliensis genome encodes:
- a CDS encoding CAP domain-containing protein: MKPSKIVSCALLGALLAVPASALGDHASRRHGGYDPLWFATAIPPEAVTTPQPTAEPHYTVKPTQIPPATPRPTATTAVTLTPRPTATTAVTLAPRPTATAAVTATPTALATPSVTDGHYTIGSPSTQEQEAFNYLTEDRNKNGLSTLTLDPTLCYLARMKSQDMLSNGYFAHTSPTLGSASEMLKNYGYAFSAVGENIAHHASVVKSHAALMSSEGHRRNMMGTSWTKVGIGIATDKNGYVYMTQLFVR; this comes from the coding sequence ATGAAACCCAGCAAAATCGTATCGTGCGCGCTGCTTGGCGCGTTGCTCGCCGTTCCGGCCTCCGCCCTTGGAGACCATGCTTCCCGTAGGCACGGCGGCTATGACCCCCTTTGGTTCGCAACGGCCATTCCGCCCGAGGCGGTTACGACGCCCCAGCCGACTGCAGAACCCCATTATACCGTGAAGCCCACGCAGATTCCGCCGGCGACGCCGCGTCCGACCGCGACCACCGCCGTCACTTTGACGCCGCGCCCCACGGCGACCACCGCCGTCACCTTGGCGCCGCGTCCTACGGCAACCGCCGCCGTCACCGCAACGCCGACTGCACTGGCAACACCTTCCGTAACTGACGGTCATTATACTATAGGTTCGCCTTCAACGCAAGAGCAAGAAGCATTTAATTATCTGACCGAGGACAGAAACAAAAACGGACTTTCCACGCTGACCCTCGATCCGACGCTCTGTTATCTTGCCCGCATGAAATCACAGGATATGCTGTCCAATGGATATTTTGCGCATACCTCGCCGACGCTCGGCAGCGCCTCCGAGATGCTGAAAAATTACGGCTATGCATTCAGCGCCGTGGGCGAAAACATCGCGCATCACGCTTCGGTCGTCAAGTCGCATGCCGCGCTCATGAGCAGCGAAGGCCATCGTCGCAACATGATGGGCACCTCCTGGACGAAGGTCGGCATCGGCATCGCCACCGACAAGAACGGGTACGTCTATATGACGCAGCTGTTCGTCCGCTGA
- a CDS encoding metallophosphoesterase has protein sequence MKIFAIADLHLPGGDSKPMDVFGSQWENHFERICEDWHARVQAEDVVLIPGDTSWAMQLDAALPDLLQIGALPGRKILLRGNHDFWWSSLSRLRAALPEQFYALQNDAMLLSGVLFAGTRGWVCPGGPGETAQDRKIYEREVQRLSLSLKDARRLSKEAPIVAMLHFPPFLEPGAPTALTRLLSEYGVRYAVYGHLHGASTARAFCGMLENVRYQLVSCDALDFTLHEIAY, from the coding sequence ATGAAAATTTTCGCAATCGCCGACCTGCACCTTCCTGGCGGGGACTCCAAGCCGATGGACGTCTTCGGCTCCCAGTGGGAGAACCACTTCGAGCGCATTTGCGAGGACTGGCACGCGCGCGTGCAGGCGGAGGACGTGGTATTGATCCCGGGGGATACCTCCTGGGCGATGCAGCTGGACGCGGCGTTGCCCGATCTTTTACAGATTGGCGCTCTGCCGGGGCGGAAGATTCTTCTGCGCGGCAACCACGACTTCTGGTGGAGCTCGCTGTCGCGCTTGCGTGCGGCGCTTCCAGAACAATTTTATGCCCTGCAAAACGATGCGATGTTGCTGTCGGGTGTGCTCTTTGCCGGCACGCGGGGCTGGGTATGCCCCGGCGGACCAGGGGAGACCGCGCAGGATCGAAAAATCTACGAGCGCGAAGTGCAGCGGTTAAGCCTATCGCTGAAGGACGCCAGAAGGTTGTCGAAGGAAGCGCCGATTGTGGCGATGCTCCACTTTCCTCCCTTTTTGGAGCCTGGGGCGCCGACGGCGTTAACGCGACTGTTGAGCGAATACGGCGTGCGCTACGCGGTATACGGGCACCTGCATGGGGCGAGCACTGCCCGGGCCTTTTGCGGAATGCTCGAAAATGTGCGCTATCAACTGGTTTCCTGCGATGCGCTTGACTTTACACTGCACGAAATTGCATACTAG
- the mraZ gene encoding division/cell wall cluster transcriptional repressor MraZ produces the protein MAMADFAGSFEHSLDSKGRVIIPVSFREQLGENFTIALNSENTALALYPQTKWEEIKARLSQVRSTDVKGMMYVRYIMGNAFTGNIMDAQGRILLPQKLRSKVGLTRELVFVGMNEHVEIWDAARYQAQEAEAELDFADLLAHMEEKY, from the coding sequence ATGGCGATGGCGGACTTTGCGGGTTCCTTCGAGCACAGCCTGGACAGCAAAGGGCGCGTCATCATCCCGGTATCCTTCCGTGAACAGCTCGGTGAAAACTTTACCATTGCCCTCAACAGCGAAAATACGGCGCTCGCGCTGTATCCGCAGACGAAGTGGGAAGAGATCAAGGCGCGTCTGTCACAGGTGCGCAGCACGGATGTCAAGGGCATGATGTACGTCAGGTACATAATGGGCAACGCCTTTACCGGCAATATCATGGACGCGCAGGGACGCATCCTGCTGCCGCAGAAGCTGCGCAGCAAGGTTGGCCTTACGCGTGAACTCGTATTTGTCGGTATGAACGAACACGTCGAAATCTGGGATGCGGCGCGTTATCAGGCGCAGGAGGCGGAGGCGGAGCTCGACTTCGCGGACCTGCTGGCCCATATGGAGGAGAAGTACTGA
- a CDS encoding septum formation initiator family protein encodes MAEQVGRVRRNAYAYAMPVVDGSSALAPERTPEETPHESRREIHTPQKHGDKDRRRQQIPLSAVLIVAMAGVLCAVCFMSLSQMAHASKLQKDIVAMQKSIEQEKENNMLLRQQLTEATDGEMIRNYAVNKLGMVKPSSKQVFEISITQKIQVNNPSSTQEDAKKDRIDWLGVLLGLLK; translated from the coding sequence ATGGCAGAGCAAGTGGGGCGCGTGCGCCGGAATGCGTACGCGTATGCGATGCCCGTCGTGGACGGCAGCAGCGCGCTTGCGCCGGAGCGTACCCCGGAAGAAACGCCTCATGAAAGCAGGCGGGAGATTCACACACCGCAAAAACACGGCGATAAGGACAGACGGCGCCAGCAGATTCCGCTGTCGGCCGTTTTGATCGTCGCGATGGCGGGCGTGCTCTGCGCGGTATGCTTCATGTCCCTTTCGCAGATGGCCCATGCATCCAAGCTGCAAAAGGACATCGTCGCCATGCAAAAGAGCATCGAGCAGGAAAAGGAAAACAACATGCTGCTGCGCCAGCAGCTCACCGAGGCGACGGACGGCGAAATGATCCGAAATTACGCCGTCAACAAGCTGGGCATGGTGAAGCCCTCGAGCAAGCAAGTTTTCGAGATCAGCATTACGCAGAAAATACAAGTGAATAATCCATCAAGCACACAAGAGGACGCTAAAAAGGATAGGATCGATTGGCTCGGCGTGCTCTTGGGACTGCTGAAGTAG
- a CDS encoding penicillin-binding transpeptidase domain-containing protein, translated as MLSPGMTVRKRLIWLLVGFCLLFLALCGRLFQLQVVRAAELTQRGVNQWTRSGIVSAKRGDITDRNGKLLVQSTTAYIVCANPRQVTNPEGMARVLNEVLGLDEETVVKKVSDKTKSSVILKRQVSREDVNTLRDFKEREEYQRSGALKGLTFDEDTKRWYPMGAYLSQTLGITNVDSVGQSGLEQYYEDYLAGQPGKIVSEVDAKARTLADGEQQYIPAVAGNTLRLTIDKEIQSFVEKALRQCIEVNEAVRVQAIVMDVNTGEVLAMAMKPDYDPNDPPRNDAQTLQSLMRISTISDVYEPGSTFKMLTASAALDSGVTNPDDSFYCSGRIKVDGDTIRCWGNPHGAETMKKAIQNSCNPVFVELALRLGTDRLYRYLRAFGLGTPTGIDLPGEGSGILIGAPYVKNVDLARIGFGQSVAVTPLQMITAACAVVNGGRLMRPYIVKEVLDEDGNVVERTQPHVVSTPITAETSATMRELLESVVAEGGGKNAQVEGYRIGGKTGTAQVYKEGKIVRDVHIGSFVGFAPADDPKFAVIVIVNEASVYVDYGGTTAAPFAAQIMQETLEYMGILPYDTKQREPVKVPETRGMTVKEAKALLKDAGLDALVDGDAETVISQMPLPGATMNEGSIVMLYVTEGTPMDAQDLVLVPDVLGKPIVEASRLLRARELEMLIEGSGLAKSQKPASGTYVEPGTQVTVTFEIP; from the coding sequence TTGTTATCGCCGGGGATGACTGTACGAAAGCGTCTGATCTGGTTGCTGGTCGGGTTCTGCCTCCTTTTTCTTGCGCTGTGCGGCAGGCTCTTTCAGCTTCAGGTCGTGCGGGCGGCGGAATTGACGCAGCGGGGCGTAAACCAGTGGACGCGCAGCGGCATCGTGTCCGCAAAGCGCGGGGACATCACGGATCGAAACGGAAAGCTGCTGGTTCAGAGCACGACGGCCTACATCGTGTGCGCGAACCCGCGGCAGGTTACAAACCCTGAGGGCATGGCGCGCGTGCTGAACGAAGTGCTGGGCTTGGATGAGGAAACCGTTGTGAAGAAGGTTTCGGACAAGACAAAGTCTTCCGTCATCCTCAAGCGGCAGGTGTCGCGCGAGGACGTCAACACGCTGCGCGACTTCAAGGAGCGCGAGGAATATCAGCGTTCCGGGGCGCTCAAGGGGCTAACCTTTGACGAGGATACGAAAAGATGGTATCCTATGGGAGCGTACCTTTCGCAGACGCTGGGCATTACCAACGTGGACAGCGTAGGCCAGTCGGGCCTGGAGCAATACTATGAGGACTATCTGGCCGGTCAGCCCGGCAAGATTGTTTCCGAAGTGGACGCCAAGGCGCGGACGCTGGCGGACGGCGAACAGCAGTACATCCCGGCAGTCGCCGGGAACACGCTTCGGCTGACGATCGATAAGGAAATTCAAAGCTTTGTTGAAAAGGCGCTTCGGCAGTGCATCGAGGTGAACGAGGCGGTCCGGGTGCAGGCAATCGTGATGGACGTAAACACCGGCGAGGTGCTGGCCATGGCGATGAAGCCGGATTACGACCCGAACGATCCGCCGCGAAACGACGCCCAGACGCTGCAAAGCCTGATGCGCATCAGCACGATCAGCGACGTATACGAGCCGGGATCGACGTTCAAGATGCTGACCGCATCCGCCGCGCTGGACAGCGGTGTGACCAACCCGGACGATTCCTTTTACTGCTCGGGACGCATCAAGGTGGACGGCGACACCATCCGCTGCTGGGGCAATCCCCACGGGGCGGAGACGATGAAGAAGGCCATCCAGAATTCCTGTAATCCGGTGTTCGTGGAATTGGCGCTGCGGCTGGGTACGGACCGGCTGTATCGCTACCTGCGCGCGTTCGGGCTGGGAACACCCACCGGCATCGACCTGCCGGGCGAAGGAAGCGGCATTCTGATCGGCGCGCCGTACGTCAAGAACGTGGACCTCGCGCGCATCGGCTTTGGCCAGAGCGTGGCGGTGACACCGCTTCAGATGATCACCGCGGCCTGCGCGGTGGTCAACGGCGGGCGGCTGATGCGTCCTTATATCGTCAAGGAAGTGCTGGACGAGGACGGAAACGTCGTGGAGCGCACGCAGCCGCACGTCGTTTCCACGCCGATTACCGCGGAGACCTCCGCGACCATGCGCGAACTGCTCGAAAGCGTGGTGGCGGAGGGCGGCGGCAAGAACGCGCAGGTGGAGGGCTACCGCATCGGCGGCAAGACCGGCACGGCGCAGGTGTACAAGGAAGGCAAGATCGTGCGCGACGTGCACATCGGTTCCTTCGTCGGCTTTGCGCCCGCGGACGATCCGAAGTTCGCGGTGATCGTGATCGTAAACGAGGCTTCCGTGTACGTCGATTACGGCGGTACGACGGCGGCGCCGTTTGCGGCGCAGATCATGCAGGAGACGCTGGAGTACATGGGAATCCTGCCGTACGACACCAAACAGCGCGAACCGGTGAAGGTGCCGGAGACGCGCGGAATGACGGTCAAAGAGGCGAAGGCGCTGCTTAAGGATGCGGGTCTGGATGCGCTGGTGGACGGCGATGCGGAGACGGTGATCTCGCAGATGCCTCTGCCGGGCGCGACGATGAACGAAGGCTCCATCGTGATGCTCTACGTGACGGAGGGCACGCCGATGGACGCGCAGGACCTCGTGCTGGTGCCGGACGTGCTCGGAAAGCCCATCGTGGAGGCGAGCCGCCTGCTGCGGGCGCGCGAACTGGAAATGCTGATAGAGGGAAGCGGTCTGGCGAAGAGCCAGAAGCCCGCGTCCGGTACCTATGTGGAGCCGGGGACGCAGGTGACCGTCACCTTTGAAATACCGTAA
- a CDS encoding UDP-N-acetylmuramoyl-L-alanyl-D-glutamate--2,6-diaminopimelate ligase, whose amino-acid sequence MYLKDLLLDVPEVLDVRGDDGIEIKALSADSRKQLEQGMFFCFSGANFDAHDFAGQAVENGSVALVVERYLPDVQAVQVRVSDGRAAMARIASAFHGHPDKRMRMVGVTGTKGKTTTTYLLKSICEAAGMKCGLIGTTGNMIGARMLESRLTTPDPIELYDTLHTMADEGVQVVCMEVSAHALALHKLVGMTFEAAAYTNLSLDHLDFFGTMEHYRDAKRMLFADGLCRNAAFNADEETTPVVMGGLALPCMTFGISENADLYARDIEITENGVSFMLNLRGLHSAEIHLKMTGMFNVYNALAATALAMILGIDLETIKRGLEAVRSAPGRIEMLETNTPYRMILDYSHSPDALDNILRTVRTFTRGRLIALFGCGGDRDRQKRPVMGRISGQLADLSVLTSDNPRREDPMQILDAIEDGIRETNGEYVVIENRREAIRYAMSVAREGDVIVLCGKGHETYQDIGGVKHPFDEKIVVAELLTEME is encoded by the coding sequence ATGTACCTGAAGGATTTGCTCCTAGACGTACCCGAGGTACTGGACGTGCGCGGGGATGACGGCATCGAAATCAAGGCGCTGAGCGCGGATTCGCGCAAACAGCTGGAGCAGGGGATGTTCTTCTGCTTCAGCGGCGCGAACTTCGATGCGCACGATTTTGCGGGCCAGGCGGTTGAAAACGGCAGCGTGGCCCTGGTCGTGGAGCGCTACTTGCCGGACGTTCAGGCGGTACAGGTGCGCGTGAGCGATGGGCGCGCGGCGATGGCACGCATCGCCAGCGCCTTTCACGGGCACCCTGATAAGCGCATGCGCATGGTAGGCGTCACGGGCACCAAGGGAAAGACGACCACGACCTACCTGCTCAAGTCCATCTGCGAGGCGGCGGGCATGAAGTGCGGATTGATCGGCACGACGGGCAACATGATCGGCGCGCGCATGCTGGAAAGCAGGCTGACCACCCCGGACCCCATCGAATTGTACGATACCCTGCACACCATGGCCGACGAAGGGGTGCAGGTGGTCTGCATGGAGGTTTCGGCGCACGCGCTGGCCCTGCACAAGCTCGTAGGCATGACGTTTGAGGCGGCGGCCTACACGAACCTGTCGCTGGATCACTTGGACTTCTTCGGCACGATGGAGCACTACAGGGACGCGAAGCGGATGCTGTTTGCGGACGGGCTGTGCCGGAACGCTGCGTTCAACGCGGATGAGGAGACGACCCCGGTCGTAATGGGGGGACTTGCGCTGCCCTGCATGACGTTCGGCATCAGCGAAAACGCGGATCTGTACGCAAGGGACATCGAGATCACCGAAAACGGCGTTTCCTTCATGCTGAACCTGCGCGGGCTGCACAGCGCGGAGATCCACCTGAAGATGACGGGCATGTTCAACGTGTACAACGCCCTGGCAGCGACCGCGCTTGCGATGATCTTGGGCATCGACCTGGAGACGATCAAGCGCGGGCTGGAGGCGGTTCGCAGCGCGCCGGGCCGCATCGAGATGCTGGAGACGAACACGCCTTACCGCATGATTCTGGACTACTCGCACTCGCCGGACGCGCTGGACAACATCCTGCGCACGGTGCGCACGTTCACGCGGGGACGCCTGATCGCCCTGTTCGGCTGCGGCGGTGACCGAGACCGCCAGAAGCGTCCGGTCATGGGCCGCATCAGCGGCCAGCTGGCCGACCTTTCGGTGCTGACCAGCGACAACCCGCGCCGTGAGGATCCGATGCAGATTCTGGACGCGATCGAGGATGGCATTCGCGAGACGAACGGGGAGTACGTCGTCATCGAAAACCGCCGCGAGGCCATCCGCTACGCGATGAGCGTGGCGCGGGAGGGAGACGTCATCGTGCTGTGCGGCAAGGGGCACGAGACGTATCAGGACATCGGCGGCGTCAAGCACCCGTTCGACGAGAAGATCGTCGTCGCGGAGCTGCTAACGGAGATGGAATAA
- the mraY gene encoding phospho-N-acetylmuramoyl-pentapeptide-transferase produces the protein MQRMIWAVLAAFLLSLAVGPVLLPALKKLKFGQNVYELAPESHQKKQGVPTMGGLMIALVTIVVALLMHVGSFDVKTDMMIAVLLLSLGNLCIGFADDMTKIRRGKNGGLTPAQKMICQTLLAVAFSVYCYYHPLVGSRLIVPFFGIEWDLGLFYIPVAVFVIVGTTNSANLLDGLDGLLGSVALVDMATLGLLSLFAAAAVSGLDATNLTNLAVLCCALAGACMGFLRFNIYPARLFMGDTGSMFIGGAVVGAALLLRLPLLLVIIAFCMLISSLSDIIQITYFKLTHGKRIFKMAPIHHHFELCGIPETKIVTMYTIVTVVLCLIGILSVA, from the coding sequence ATGCAAAGGATGATCTGGGCGGTGCTCGCGGCCTTCCTGCTGTCGCTTGCGGTGGGGCCGGTTCTGCTGCCTGCGCTGAAAAAGCTGAAATTTGGACAAAACGTCTACGAGCTCGCCCCGGAAAGCCATCAGAAAAAGCAGGGTGTGCCGACGATGGGCGGTCTGATGATCGCGCTGGTCACGATCGTGGTGGCGCTCCTTATGCACGTGGGCAGCTTCGACGTGAAGACCGATATGATGATCGCCGTGCTGCTGCTTTCGCTCGGCAACCTTTGTATCGGCTTTGCGGACGACATGACGAAGATTCGCCGGGGCAAGAACGGCGGCCTTACGCCCGCGCAGAAGATGATCTGCCAGACGCTCCTTGCCGTGGCCTTTTCGGTGTACTGCTACTACCACCCGCTGGTGGGATCGCGGCTCATCGTCCCCTTCTTTGGAATCGAATGGGATCTGGGGCTCTTTTACATCCCGGTGGCGGTCTTCGTCATCGTCGGAACGACCAATAGCGCGAACCTGCTCGACGGCCTTGACGGTCTGCTGGGTTCCGTAGCGCTCGTGGACATGGCGACGCTGGGCCTGCTTTCGCTCTTCGCGGCGGCAGCCGTGTCCGGGCTGGATGCGACGAACCTGACCAACCTCGCGGTGCTCTGCTGCGCGCTGGCGGGTGCGTGCATGGGGTTTCTGCGCTTTAATATCTACCCCGCGCGCCTCTTCATGGGCGATACCGGCTCCATGTTCATCGGCGGTGCGGTCGTCGGCGCGGCGCTGCTGCTGCGGCTCCCGCTGCTGCTCGTCATCATCGCTTTCTGCATGCTGATCTCCAGCCTGTCCGATATCATCCAGATCACCTATTTCAAGCTGACCCACGGCAAGCGCATCTTCAAAATGGCGCCGATCCATCATCACTTTGAATTGTGCGGCATTCCGGAAACGAAGATCGTGACGATGTACACCATCGTGACGGTGGTGCTTTGCCTGATCGGCATTCTCAGCGTCGCGTAA
- the murD gene encoding UDP-N-acetylmuramoyl-L-alanine--D-glutamate ligase — MEFKDRRVLVVGLARSGVAAAALLCRLGAKVTANDSKTQAELGGALDALSGLSIDLRLGEAAEGLLAGQDVLVISPGIPYAAPFVQRALSLGIEVIGEVELAARVSRSPLIAITGTNGKTTTTTLTGEIFKNAGRRTFVVGNIGDPFAAIADEAGPEDRVVCEISSFQCESMRDYHPHIGAVLNITEDHLNRHGDMRTYVSMKRRIFQNQTEQDFAVFNQDDATCREMSKGLRARTAFFSRSGEVPFGAYAKEGAVYLRLGEAPQRVCGIDEIRIPGPHNLENALAAALMTGLMGVDAETIANTLRTFKGVEHRIEFVREFEGVRYIDDTKGTNVDATQKAVLAMRAPTLLIAGGSDKNVDFIPLAKTILESGVIEKVVLIGQTAEKIAAALDAVGYKSYVHEGYSMERAVARCRSEAKKGFNVLLSPACASFDMFKNCEQRGDVFKRLVMELE; from the coding sequence TTGGAATTTAAGGATCGGCGGGTGCTGGTCGTGGGCCTCGCGCGAAGCGGCGTCGCCGCGGCGGCGCTGCTGTGCAGGCTAGGCGCGAAGGTCACGGCGAACGATTCCAAGACGCAGGCGGAATTGGGCGGCGCGTTGGACGCGCTTTCCGGTCTTTCGATCGACCTGCGCCTGGGCGAGGCGGCGGAGGGGCTGCTCGCTGGGCAGGACGTGCTGGTCATCAGCCCCGGCATTCCGTATGCGGCGCCCTTCGTGCAGCGTGCGCTTTCGCTCGGCATCGAGGTCATCGGCGAGGTAGAGCTGGCCGCCCGCGTGAGCAGGAGCCCGCTGATCGCTATTACGGGCACAAACGGCAAGACGACGACGACGACGCTGACCGGTGAGATCTTCAAAAATGCCGGACGCCGAACCTTCGTGGTCGGGAACATCGGCGATCCTTTCGCCGCCATCGCGGACGAGGCAGGGCCGGAGGATCGCGTAGTCTGCGAGATTTCCTCGTTTCAGTGCGAAAGCATGAGGGACTATCATCCGCATATCGGGGCGGTGCTTAACATCACGGAGGACCACCTGAACCGTCACGGAGACATGCGGACGTACGTGTCGATGAAGCGCCGCATCTTTCAAAATCAGACGGAGCAGGATTTCGCGGTCTTCAACCAGGATGACGCGACGTGCCGCGAGATGTCAAAGGGGCTTAGGGCGCGCACAGCCTTCTTCTCGCGCAGCGGAGAGGTTCCGTTTGGCGCGTACGCAAAAGAGGGCGCGGTTTATCTGAGGCTGGGCGAAGCGCCGCAGCGCGTGTGCGGCATAGATGAAATCCGCATCCCGGGGCCGCACAACCTGGAAAACGCGCTGGCTGCGGCGCTGATGACAGGCCTGATGGGCGTGGATGCGGAGACGATCGCAAACACGCTCCGCACGTTCAAGGGCGTGGAGCACCGCATCGAGTTCGTCCGCGAGTTCGAGGGCGTGCGCTACATCGACGACACGAAGGGAACGAACGTGGACGCTACGCAGAAGGCGGTGCTCGCCATGCGCGCGCCGACCCTCCTGATCGCGGGCGGAAGCGATAAGAACGTGGACTTCATTCCTCTGGCTAAGACGATTCTTGAAAGCGGCGTAATCGAAAAGGTCGTGCTCATCGGGCAGACGGCGGAGAAGATTGCGGCGGCTCTGGACGCGGTAGGCTACAAAAGCTACGTGCACGAAGGCTACTCGATGGAAAGAGCGGTCGCCCGCTGCCGCAGCGAAGCGAAAAAGGGATTCAACGTGCTGCTCTCTCCAGCGTGCGCAAGCTTTGACATGTTCAAGAACTGCGAACAGCGGGGGGACGTCTTCAAAAGGCTGGTCATGGAGCTCGAATGA
- the ftsW gene encoding putative lipid II flippase FtsW — MDVSVVVCMVLLLLFGLVVLFSATYYSAQDSGDALAAVKKQLIGIGLGAAACFLLSRIDYHIFARPQIILTMLVASAVLLVLVLVPGIGVYVNGSRRWLNLGGLSFQPSEFAKFTMVAFMASALTKRGDKVQNLVTGIAPLLVVPGIMFLLILEQPNLSTGGSILIVAVLMLLIAGARWRHLALLGAGGACVGAAYAWSAEYRRERLLSFRDPFAKMSDEGYQLSQSLIAFGSGGLFGQGLGAGRQKFAYLPYPESDFIFAIVGEDFGLVGCAAVIALFAAFVFAGVRVALTCPDRFGCLLAAGVTTMIGMQAFINIGVVIGILPTTGLPLPFFSAGGTSISIIMAAVGVLLSVSRSCERPY; from the coding sequence GTGGACGTATCCGTGGTCGTCTGCATGGTGCTGCTGCTCCTGTTCGGGCTGGTCGTGCTGTTCAGCGCGACGTATTACAGCGCGCAGGACAGCGGAGACGCGCTGGCGGCCGTCAAAAAGCAGCTGATCGGCATCGGTCTGGGCGCGGCGGCCTGCTTTCTTCTTTCGAGGATCGATTATCACATCTTCGCCCGGCCGCAGATCATCCTGACGATGCTGGTGGCGAGCGCGGTGCTGCTCGTGCTGGTGCTCGTGCCGGGCATCGGCGTGTACGTAAACGGTTCGCGCCGCTGGCTGAATCTCGGGGGGTTGAGCTTTCAGCCCTCCGAATTTGCGAAGTTTACGATGGTCGCCTTTATGGCCAGCGCACTCACCAAGCGAGGGGATAAGGTTCAAAACCTCGTCACAGGCATCGCGCCCCTGCTCGTCGTACCGGGCATCATGTTCCTGCTCATCCTCGAGCAGCCCAACCTGTCCACCGGCGGCAGCATCCTCATCGTGGCGGTGCTGATGCTGCTTATCGCCGGGGCGAGGTGGCGTCATCTCGCACTGCTGGGCGCAGGCGGCGCCTGCGTCGGCGCGGCCTATGCCTGGAGCGCGGAATACCGCCGCGAGCGCCTGCTCTCCTTTCGCGACCCGTTCGCGAAGATGAGCGACGAGGGATACCAGCTGTCGCAGTCGCTCATCGCCTTCGGCTCGGGCGGCCTGTTTGGACAGGGGCTCGGCGCAGGCAGGCAGAAGTTCGCCTACCTGCCCTACCCGGAATCGGACTTCATCTTCGCCATCGTCGGCGAGGACTTCGGGCTCGTCGGCTGCGCGGCGGTGATCGCGCTGTTCGCGGCCTTCGTGTTCGCGGGCGTCCGCGTGGCGCTCACCTGCCCCGACCGCTTCGGCTGCCTGCTGGCGGCGGGCGTCACGACGATGATCGGCATGCAGGCGTTTATCAACATCGGCGTGGTCATCGGCATCTTGCCGACGACGGGCCTGCCGCTTCCCTTCTTCAGCGCGGGCGGCACTTCGATCAGCATCATCATGGCAGCCGTTGGCGTGCTGCTGTCTGTGTCGCGCAGCTGTGAGCGCCCCTACTGA